In Necator americanus strain Aroian chromosome IV, whole genome shotgun sequence, the following proteins share a genomic window:
- a CDS encoding hypothetical protein (NECATOR_CHRIV.G16895.T1), with protein sequence MVLIPVLIINVVSIPLFLGLVVAYFISARKLSNRVHAVEENTMATMDSILAMSVPVQLTKEINACALEHARNMK encoded by the coding sequence ATGGTTCTCATACCAGTTCTAATAATCAACGTCGTCAGCATACCGCTTTTCCTCGGACTTGTTGTGGCTTACTTCATTTCAGCAAGGAAGTTGTCGAACAGAGTACATGCAGTTGAAGAAAACACTATGGCCACCATGGACTCAATTCTTGCCATGTCTGTCCCAGTGCAGCTGACCAAGGAGATCAACGCTTGTGCTCTCGAACATGCAAGGAACATGAAGTAG